DNA sequence from the Bombus huntii isolate Logan2020A chromosome 16, iyBomHunt1.1, whole genome shotgun sequence genome:
TCTGTTGATTCACGGTGTGATCACCATCTCggtgatatatatatataatttttaatcacTTGCGGCGAGAGCgcttaataatattttaaatctcgttttcaatataaaattaagataCGGTATTTTCCAGATAAATGATCGCATTTTTTATTAAGATTTCTATCCTGATTAACCGATCATAAATAGATCAGTTTTTGGATCATTTATTCGGAGACTATTTATTATGTTTTCTGTGTAATGAGCTACCAAAGTTCGTACAGCAGTAACAACCTTTATAATCAACATTTATTTCCAATTAACACATTctttaaacaataaaatagccaattttgaatataaaattaaaagctaGGTGATATTTTCTTGCACATATGTCGTCTGTATATAAGCGTGCGTACCGTAGCAGTAGCAAACGAGAaagtgtgtgcgtgtgtgtcttttttttcttttcccttccttctttttcgtttctatTGTAAGACATGTTAGGTAGTATTACTCAACTTAATTGCTTGTGTGAGTTCATTTGAAAACGTATGTAGTgaaagatatatatgtataaaaagaacaCATTAATATCTGTGgataaaagaaggaaagcTAGCGTTACGCATgtacaataattatatatttatggaGCATATCTGTATGTACGTTTGTGTGAAAGAGCACTGAGTAGCTGAATTTTTTACACATCGTTGTTATCTTTATACGTACTAcactgtttctttttttttctttgtcttcTCCTTTGTTTTCAATGATCAACGTTCCTTTTCGCTCCTTTTTCGCTCCTTTTTCGCTCCTACGGCCACACTTATCTTCGCTGCTGAAAATggcttttcttccttttttcctcctGTGTGAATCCACACCACTCCATCGACACACATCCATCGCCCAATCATTACCCGAGCAGCAATAGAACGAATGTAAAGTCGGGAGTGTCCGCCCTGTCTTCCACCAGTACTGCGTTTGGAACAGCAGCCAGTAATAATCGCCTTGACCACGCCGGAAATGGACATATCGATGAAGCACTGCGGCAGCAAGCCCTCGCGGAAGAGGAGGCTGCTATGAATCAGTACAAGGTACtgaaagattttttatttgaagaCCACATGTGAAACACGTGATAAGCCACATTTCCTGTCTTTTATAGAAGagcaattttataattcaataCGTTGTCAACCAATTCCACGTCAAAACTACCTTTTCATTTGATAATCCTCTTGAACATTTCAAAGATATTGAAGATATTAATTATGCCgcttaatattaattaagttAAGCTAAgataacaattatattaatattattcgtttcttATAAAACATTAAGGATTTATTATCGATTTTCGAAAAGCTTATACTTTTGGATCTATCGTGTTATTCTCTTCTTCAGctatttcatattaaaatacttcTTTTTAACTACCAAGTGTCATAAAAGTCATAAAAACCAACAATTTTATATGGATTTACCATATTTTTCCATGTGGTCTTCATTTATTGTAGTTAGATTGTAAGATTAAGGGTCTCAGTTATTATAAAAAACTATTGGTTCCATAGCTGACCCGATTCCCTTATTCTAGGCGAAAGTACAATCCCCATCGAGCGGACCTAGTACGAATCCATTCCTCAGTTCACCGACCAACAATGCTAATCAACCAATAGTAGATCTATTCAGTTCACCATCAACGACAACGACAGCTGAAAGTCAGGTAACTAGGAACTTTCCTCCTTTTAGAATACATAATGTCCTTTGCCTCCATgataatttctttataaattacattttcttgTTTTCAGCCGCAAAAAGCGTCAGACGATTTGCTCCAATTAGCAGGGAATCCTTTCGCGGATATGTTCGGAGCGCCACAGTCTGCAACTGCATCGACCACACAAACGCAGAACAATATGTGGATGACTAACGGTAACGGTAAATAtgagtattttattttatgtaatttaattaattatgttaTTATCGTATCTTATAATAGCACAAAAAACGATACTAAACcttttattctcttttatttattatcactgtacatttttatttgGCGATTATTGTACGATGATTATGTTCTTTATGTTATTTCATCGgtctgtttttattttttgatttGTAGGTTTCGCCGCAGTGCCCCCAGCAAATAATAACTTTGTTACAGATAACAGTTTCTCTTCCGTATTTGGTAATCAAGACTCGAAATCTGGTGAGTACTTGATTCGACCTATCTCGCTGGTTTACGAGATAAAGATTTTTAATCTCTCACTTATCAAGTTAAATGCactgtatcttctttctttcacaTTCACactgtacatgtatatattcATCTCTTTTTATGGTGAAGGATTTCTTGCTTCAGATTTTGTATCATACCTTTGCATCTTACTAAATCGTTTAGATTCATTGACGATGCCTGGGCAAGTTAATCCTAAAAGAAGGTTGTAGCAATATGCCAAGAACAATTCGATTAAATTGAATCTTTGGATACAGTGAGTAGTTTTTATTTTGTGATCAATCTgagaatgaattttttaaaaacctTTGGGGTTAACCTCTCAAGTATCATAGTATTGCTAATGTAATAAGAGGCATTGTTATTTAAAGAATATGAAAACTATGGAGAAGGAGTACAATAAATCACATTCCTGCTTTTTACAGGAAAGCAGTTTTAACATTTAGTATACTTTCATGTTACCAAAATTGTCTTTTCATTTGGTTCTGGAGTTAAGTATGTGTTTTTCATTcctttcaaaattttcgaaatactCCTCAttgtaacataaaaatattgcagATATGAAAATGTTGCTTCtcttaataattacaatttttaactcTCGACTTAACTTTGTCAACTTATTAGATACTTTTAAAGGATTAACATCTTTGAAACTAACAGattgttttaattttcaatcatGCTATATTAACATTCTCTTGTTTGATCATAAAGTGGCATTAAAATCAAAAATTCATCAAAATTGTGCTTATCGTGTTTTTTACCTGTGATCTTCATATGCGAATAACGACCATGCTTCTTACTACAGATCCATAGACTACACGATGTAACAATAAAGTTTACCTTTTCATACAAAATTCAACAAGCTTTCATTGAGAAATATATCAGAGTATTCTATTAATCGGCCCGATTCAAGAACTTTATTGTCAGGCACGTGTACAGTCACCTATAGTATCATCTTCAATGCAGCGTGCACGTGTTAGGACAAGGCACGACAAGTAATGTAGTCAGAAAGCATATCAGACCCTCGCGAGTAATATGCAATTAACCCCGCATTGAGAAAGTGAAAACGCTAATAATCGATGCACCTTGATTTCTGCGCAAGCTGGTGCTCCAGGAACGGCCGGATCCGTACCAAATCCTTTTATGTCCGACTTCCCTTCCCTTGGTTCCCAGTCAACGCAGTCAAACGCAGCCGCTTTCGGTCTCTTCGAGCAGAGTGCCGCAAACGTTGCCGCTAATGTGAGCGGTGGCGATGGCCAGCAACAAGGGCAGATCGGCGGAGACCTGTTCAGTGCTGGCGGCCAGGCAGATCTCTTTGGGGGCGACTCTGCAGTGCTCAGGACCGCGGAGGGTGTCGCTGGGGACGCCGCCGCGGAGGCGGCATCCTCTGTGACTCTGACCTCCGGTAAGTCCACTGCCACGCCGCCTCCCAGACCGCCGCCTCCCGCGACAGCGATGAACGGTACACCTAGACCAACCTCGCCTACAATGTCCGGAGCGGCAGCTGGGAAACTATCCGCTGGAACGTCGAGTACCACCGCCGCCGCTCCAAGTAAGAGCGCGTTCGACGATCTGAATGATAGCATTCGTATGGCACTGGGCGGGTCTCCGTCAAGACCGGCACCTATATCTCAACAACTACCAACCGCCGCGCAACAAGCACAGCAACCTCTGCAGCAGGGTTTTGGCATGTTCGATATGGCTGCAAATATGGCTGCCACCGGGCAACCGGTCATGCCTGGAGGGCCGATGGTCGGCTACGGTATCCCAACCCAAGTCCCGGCGGGGTACGGTTCTCCGGCTAAGCAGCCGACCTCAGGTGACGGGAATGTATAGATGACTATCATCAGTTTGCATGTCAGAGGAATCAGTGATGCTTTCCAGTGGCCCTCATGAGCCTATGTACTCTTGTGTACCTTGTGATTAACTCTTTCACGCCAGATGTTACATATAAGCAATGTTGTACTTTAAAATGAAGACTACAGAAAAGCATGATAAGgtgaaattctatttttataatatttgtataattttttgtgGAATCTATATTTCATTATCAAGAATTTTCTATCAATATTGAATTTTACTAATTTTATGTACACTACCATCCACCATAGTTGAACACCTGGCTTAAGTTGatcaaaaattaataataataataaaataatacttttGGAAGAATGATAGGTATAACGGGGTTGTGATAAGTGCAtctattttcattaaaactgGTTCTAATTTTAATACGGTACATCTTCCTTATAAAGacaaaaaagaatattttcttaaCGATTGACCAAAAAGATCTTTGCTTCTATAGCTTCCAAACATTTGGTTGTGAAAGGATTAATGTTTGCGATATTTTAGTGTAAAGAAGGGGATCTAGTAATTTAGAGATAATATAAAGAAGTGAACCAATCTTGCATTCTTAATGTTTTAGAtttatataatgatataataattctGGAATAATATAGAGAGGGAAACCAAATTTGTAATACCAGTTTCAAATATGTCACAAAAGTACAAGCTCAGGGATATACAGCATCAGTGATTTGTGTATCTGTTCTTGGTTCGTGAAGTAGATTTTCACTGAGTTGTTCATAAAAGTTGATTATTTGATGCGTTTGTAATGCTTGGATGTATACCTGCTGGTACTGGCATGATGTCTTTggaaaatttttacaatttatttttttggGGAATGTAGAGGTATATTGTAAGTACTACCTGAATTTACTATTTAATTACCAATGCGTAATATATCCAATAGattgtgtatatatttgaaatattcctttttctttacatttctctcctactatttttaattttttgcagTTGGATATTAATAAGtcgatatttcaaattaaactGCAAGGAATTAAATGACTATATATTGTAGATTTATTCCATATAATACAATGATAAATGAATGACCTTTAGTCAAGATAATGATACACGTATTCGCACTGTATACTCTGTTAAAGTAAAAAGCATGGCTTTTTCCAGAGTTATGTACTTGCAAATGTTAGAAACttcatatataaaattataagggatatattcttttattttattataatttatccCAGTTAATTGCAAGTAGTTCAATTTTACCATCTTGTTTATCGAAACCCATGCTTTTTTATGTTCAAAAGTTTGGTCCTTCTTTGTGTATCATTTAATGTGCAATAAGAACATGTAACCTTGGGTTATGCTTTATGGGGCTTTGGCTGATGTAGATGTTGCTTAGGTTTTGACA
Encoded proteins:
- the LOC126874770 gene encoding phosphatidylinositol-binding clathrin assembly protein LAP isoform X13, which translates into the protein MAGQTINDRLLAARHSIAGQGLAKAVCKATTEEMIGPKKKHLEYLVRCTNEPNVSIPQLANLLIERSQNTNWTVVFKALITVHHMLCYGNERFTQYLASSNSTFQLSNFLDKSGVQAGARIGYDMSPFIRRYAKYLNEKALSYRTVAFDFCKVKRGKDDRTLRTMNAEKLLKTLPVLQSQLDALLEFDCTANDLTNGVINMAFMLLFRDLIRLFACYNDGIINLLEKYFDMNKKQCREALDLYKKFLIRMDRVGEFLKVAENVGIDKGDIPDLTKAPSSLLDALEQHLASLEGKKGSAANTPTQSASNRTNVKSGVSALSSTSTAFGTAASNNRLDHAGNGHIDEALRQQALAEEEAAMNQYKAKVQSPSSGPSTNPFLSSPTNNANQPIVDLFSSPSTTTTAESQPQKASDDLLQLAGNPFADMFGAPQSATASTTQTQNNMWMTNGNGFAAVPPANNNFVTDNSFSSVFGNQDSKSAGAPGTAGSVPNPFMSDFPSLGSQSTQSNAAAFGLFEQSAANVAANVSGGDGQQQGQIGGDLFSAGGQADLFGGDSAVLRTAEGVAGDAAAEAASSVTLTSGKSTATPPPRPPPPATAMNGTPRPTSPTMSGAAAGKLSAGTSSTTAAAPSKSAFDDLNDSIRMALGGSPSRPAPISQQLPTAAQQAQQPLQQGFGMFDMAANMAATGQPVMPGGPMVGYGIPTQVPAGYGSPAKQPTSGFDSLGMMLMPTTVAGDNNISAAGQQQNATSTGKVLTGDLDSSLASLAQNLTINKSAQQQVKGMQWNSPKNAAKTGGSAGGWTPQPMAATTGAGYRPMEF